In Lactuca sativa cultivar Salinas chromosome 5, Lsat_Salinas_v11, whole genome shotgun sequence, the DNA window acagagtctaaatgaaagttgtagagcgtagtctcacctacgcgtggatataaagaacatcgaaaacggagctcgtatgcgaaagttacgcaattagaagtttgacgagtcaaattacgtcGAGCATAattggagtacgcccagcgtactcaggagGATGCAAGTTGCCtaaccaatactcgagtgccaccgattgacgcatgcaatgacgtcaaagtacgcccagcgtaaattgaaattacgcccagcgtaatcccagacccaccagcttataaatagaaaccgagatcagccattttctcttgttcaaactctttcttctctctagtttttgcctcgatttgcgtgccaatcatatcccgaagccccgctatcattcccgagccccgaagcaagatccgaagtcccgaggatcccgaagagcgttattcccgagccgaagccctgcccgcgaggagcccggtttttgtgaagatcttccagatctacggagaaacactacttctgcaagccgtagtgctgtccgatcatcttttgatcaagtgagtgtgtagttactttcttccaacacattattgtgaagtattttatataaaatacatgctatgtgtatatattttgttgttatatgtgtgaatgtatatccactctcttttatctcatagatctgatttattctctatgaaatacgtgttatgtgtgtgtgtctcatctgttatgtggaatatgtattgattaaagcatgctatacaggtttaaactatgtataaaaatgtatatttttatctactaatatgttgggtagaacatgggtagatagttggtgtgtaataaacagatgagaggcctcgttgttgttttgatttagtcatctagtggagtttagatgacgaccacggacttttctagacagtcttgtggaacactagcaggctcgccacctgtaggtgttaatgaacttgggtgttcattcgctgtactccatccccccccccccccatggttaccttatttgacatatattgccagGAAACCTCggaaagcatgtgttgtcgccccgatgaaatattcttagactaggtcccttgtattagttattttagggacataaagtgagaataacgggaatgggtaatcgggtttttgTCGGTTGatgaatattaatttaattatttattgtgggttgaaaaccttatatgctcaccaggctcccaagcctgacccactcagtttctttgtattacaggaagtggcacgagggcataagatggataatcatcaagttgttttgtttacaagtctgtatatgtatatatttgttgaatgacttgtaatgttatcgtttatgctttatggtctgtatcggaacatgacatccaggGTTTTTGATTAtggaatgaaattatatttcttaatgaaatgttttgataaaaaaatctattttatcatgttttgtttttgggaacaaattcgcatctcttttaaaatcaaaaggatttactctgaaaatgtttaaaaagcataaatgaaaccggtcttttctggccgagattttggggatgtcacatggtgGTTTCCTTGaacgatattcaggtcgatgagcgtctgaactatgttgagaggtcgGTTGTTATTCTGGATAGAAAGATGAATGTCTTATGCAACAAGaagatacctttggtgaaggtatgATGGCAACATTGGAGGGGCTCCGAGTGGACCCGGGAGCCAGAAGCTAAAATCCaggagcattatcctgagttaCTCGCCACGAAAAACTTCAAGGATGAATTCTagaccaagtgggggagaattgtaacatcctgatgtgAGGTACTCCTAAATTTAAACTCTTTAATTCATTTATATTGCATTTGGTCCTAAAGTTCAAGAAATGTATGCAAAAGGGCTTGAAGGGCATTGTTGTAATTAGAAGCGTCCGTAATACGCAATGTGTATGTTGTGTATGTTGAGCATACATCAGTGTAGGCTGAGCGTACATcagtgtatgttgggcgtacttgttgtatgaggaaaccctaatttttagggtttcgcTAGTATTTAAGCctccttatggcctcatttccctTCACCTTATCAGCCTCCACCCTCTCATTCATATTTGAAGCCCTAGGTCTCCTTGAGAAGCCATTTCTAGCctaaaagtgtgtgtttgtgtgcttagaagaagaaggaaggaagccaagcTCATCTTTGGAGAGTGAAGCACTTTGGATCTGGAATTTACTCTTCATTGCAACCCTTTAAAGGTATAAATTTGGCATCTTGATCTATCAATCATGTAGATCTAGAAATAAGTGTTTTAGTGATACTTTTTTGTCCCAAATGTCTTATCTTGATCACGGCATGTTCTTGACGATTTGAGTTGTtctttcagaccctaggaggggtcctaagtcataaaaatgaagtccTAATGGTTAGTTTTGCACCATGCAtattgtagaaggtcttaatggattaagaccatgagttaagcacttaataggcatgtaaagtcataaatttggaaacttcaTGACTGTAGAGTgtattttagccttggatctaaaatatggacgtaaGTGCACAagacattaagcacttattgagtTTTGAAGGTTGTGAGAGTACACCTCGTGTACTCAGAGTACACCATGCATACGAGGTCAACAACCCTGATGGTGGTCAACTGTGAGGATTTGGAGTACACTCAGCataccttcggagtacgccccatgtactcgCATTGGGTCAATCCggttgagttgactcggttgggttgactcatTTGACTTAttgggttgaccagttgactttgactttgaccaagtttgaccttaagggtattttgagaTTTTGATGGAAATTGGTCATTTTGTGGGAATAGGTGTCGGTTAGAGAGTTGAGATTCGGAGTCAATACCTCGTCAACTTCTGTTCAGTTTGCGACGTGAGTTTTCCTTATtgtacttttgggtcgaaggcaccaaggtcggcccattggattgttatcctggtttctCACATGTTGGTATGTTGTAGCGATCTTTTAGATCTGTATCTTGGTatgtaggatgatgttatgcttagtgatctgtaagatctgtctATTTGTCTGTAGAGtggttatatgtatgcttatcttttatgtatatgtcgacatggtttatgtgtggttgggttgaggcagaccagtatagactgaaggccaagagACCTAGGGCGTCCCGGATAAAATCCAGGCCCGAGAGGcgtactagtcaggccgaaggcctggaGAATGTTCTAGATAGGTTGAAGGTCTGGTAAGGTgtaccagtcatgttgaaggttttgtgagcgtaccagatagactgtaggctaGTAGGGCGTTTCAGTTAGGCTGAAGGCTCTGAATGTATgttgtttgtattatttttatgttatgtgttggtactttggggatctcactaagtgttggcttacagtttcgggttatgtttcaagtacttcagatgatcgcgggaagaagAGCATGTGATtgtacacatcctcatgttttgacttatgattttgggagactctgatgttgaacatgttttgaaaactatgtttgtaaacaatttttgaaattggttggttttaaaaagtttaaatttatcatgatctttatgagtgttacaacaagcatgcatttgacataaacaagCGTTAAACTAGTTAACacttttgtgagccaacacaaaagtgTTATGTCCTTCCTAAGGGACAAAAGGGACCAAATAATACAATTTTTTCTTCATGTGATCTTATAGCTCCCATTTACAATAACAACCAACTTTGTTGCAATTTTATAAGATCTTTATAAAAATTATGAACTTTTATAAAAACCTTATAAAACCATGGCCTCCACTTGAAGTCTTCAAAAATAACCTCCGTCATCATCTTGTaacatttttcataaaataaatctaGTTTAGAACTAATATATTACATAAATATAACAAGAATAAAAACTAGCTACTTTTATTACATAATTTTGTgaataaaagaatattacaaaccATTTTCAAATAAATAACACAAACAACAACATAAATGGTCCAAGGCTTGTTTATGCACTctaaaatacatataatcataaaacaacatttgtttttctaagacaactttaagcGACAAAAAATACATGTAAATTTTTGTCACtaagaaaacaatttaaaaaaGTTGTCAAAGAAAATATATATGACCTTGTTTTTAAACAAAACCAAGTTATtcatattctccaaaaactaaaatttccataaataaattaaaaaaaaaaaaaaaaaaaaacttgcaaGGTGGTtcttgataccaattgttgggttttagttcaaaaatagttttcaaaactcaaaatattagcAATGGAAGTCTTTAAAATTTCGAACTTAATGACAAGTCataacccaccaaggatcttcttgcaagttatggAAAGATAAAAACACAACCATAGAAGGAAGAAGCAACAACAACCTTTAATGAACTTTAGGTCCTCTAGGGTAGGCTTGGATGTTGAAGAAGATGGATGAACTTTGAGACACCAATAATTGATCAACTTGATGAGAATGTTAGTTCCTTTTGTTAACTCTTAAGCTTGAAGAATAAAACCCAAGTTTTATCTTCAAGAGACCATGAAACCAATAACAACTCTTTATGTATTTTGCAAGAACAATTCTAGAGAAAGAGAGATGGAGCATGTTACGATTTTTGCTTAGTCAAATGAAAGCCTTTGCAAACCTTCATAAAGTCAAAGTTTTTCCCACAAGtccttaacccattaagctctCCATGCACCTAAGTCTACTTATCTCTCTTGCTTTCCAACCCATGcattcttttctttattttaatcaGAACCATAACTTCTTACCCTAGTAAGAAGCCACGGTTTTGGCTAAAAGAATAGAGAAAGAGTTTAAATTTTTTAAACTcaagtttaataaaatataaactttgtctttaggtaaaagacaaaagtgtTCAACTAGTCTAAAAAGTTGTGCATGAGTTATTAATTCCTACCTTATGAAAAAATGTGTTAGTTGtattgtaaaataattattttcacgaaataaatatttttctaattcattataagagtttatgaatatttattaaaatcaatttctaataaataatcaattgtatcaagttgttgttagtataacctttagtatcatatgttaattagcaatatgaTTCTAATATGACTCTTAAACATATTAGATCTTTCAAGTATGGCAATATGTGTcgagataattaatgtttttgtcATGAAGTATACTTCATGACAAAATTCATATAAAATCCCACTTTTACAtaattttttgtaaaaaataattaaaaaaaaaaaaggtaaaacatACTTCCATCTATGTTAGAGCATCTACATCACCTCCGATATTTATCTTGCAAACAACCTTCTTTCAAGTGACATAGGATTAGCAATGCCATCAACATCTTTCTAAATCCACAATTTTACTTCCAAAAGCAAGTGGACCATACATGCTATTAGCTTATACTATTTTACAATAgaggaaaatgactcttgagggtaattaagtTTTGCGTTtttactcatttggtcccttttctttttttttttttgtattcaatataccatcgaacttgttgttggtatttaccatagcccttttgaccggcttttgacctgtgatagccggttaaagggttatggtgaacacaaacaacaagttcgatggtatattgagtacaaaaaaaaggaaagggaccaaatgagaacaaacgcaacagttggttaccctcctgattcattttccctttattcATTTGcaacaaatcccacatcatctcctactgatattaatgactttatgagatcgatcttaaagctaagtaaactcaaaaatcacagcacttatgattccactcgtttgtagacttgtctagaatccatgatacgataaatcatttgattgcaaatgtaaatgtagtcatgaaatgcatctgcttagtcaagattcccctaataaatattcaagtgcattacaaagttgtacatgcatgaataatatcctttcgtgagttatgttttgaagagaaacaATAATGAATCTCATAGTCATTAATTTCAGTAGGAGATGACGTGTGATTTGCTGTAAATGAGTAAagagaaaatgaatcaggagggtaaccaactgttgcgtttgttctcatttggtccctttccttttttttgtactcaatataccatcgaatttgttgtttgtgttcaccataaccctttgaccggctatcacaggtcaaaagtcagtcaaaagggctatggtaaacaccaacaacaagttcgatggtatattgaatacaaaaaaaaaggaccaaataagtacaaacgcaaaagttaattaccctcaagaatCATTTTCCCTTACAATAGATTAGTGTTTCATTGCAAAAACGATGCCCTTaaatatatattcatatataaaatcgATTATAAATGCTATAAACAGGTTTATGTttaaacattttttattaaatataaactAACAATTTTGTATTATTGATTTAATTACAAATATGAtgttaatatttattatttattagtaaactagtttataacccgtggaaaccacagttataaaattaataaaacttttataataaaaatttagaattattaatcaattattttaaataaattatttattaagagatcaaatttttaaaattattataacttcaaatttaacatataattagcaaatataaatttgaattttaaaatgagTTGTTATATATATCTACATGACACATGTCATAATATTAATGCGAAGTTTTATTAAAATAACACTTtgataaaagaaaaattaaaaagtattcatttattaaaataaaaatatttactaGATTTTTTTCTTGATTCGGCAAATAAGGTCGGCTTGGTCTAGGTTCTTAAATTGCATTGGCCCCACCACAACCTTTTCCCTTCACCAATGTCTATGAACCACCAATATTTATATACTACTTTATCATAACATTTTTCTAATTTATACGGTTAAATCGTTATTTttgtattaaataaataaaaataaaaaacttaataGACATTTGACTATTCCAGCCATAAAGTCAAAAGAACAACTTAATCACAACTAACAACACACGATTTTTGCCATAAAAGAACAcaaatacacaaaaaaaaatcTCCACAACATAAAATAAAGTCAATTATTACAACTTACAAGTCTCAAaaatctaaccctaaccctagctccTCTGAATGATGGCAAAACTATAACAATAAATAAACAACAAGAGAGTGGGCCCCACATCAATGCAGTTGCACATCACCTCACAAGCGGTATGAGCAAGTATTCCGCATAAAACAACTGCAAACACAAAAAACGGTTTTATCGAATGGATATGAATAATGGGAACTATAAAGAATGATGCAAACATAACCATAGTAATACAAGAAATAGAAATATACTTCCacttatttgtgtattatagcattttattttcatttttttcaattaCATGATTgtattgttaattttttttttcttattcaaatattgtactttgaaaaatctacctggttatggcattgtactttgaaattttttttattacgACATACGATTGAAAAAATTATCCAATTATAGAAGTGCAACTAATTGTTTTGTATTTGAATtgcatttaaaattttcaaagtataattTGGTAAAGGAGTTTTGACTTTTTTGACCATTGAAGTATCAAAATTGACTCTATTTTTTTTTTGACCTTTTgttatctatttttttttataattttagttatttatgatttttctaatgtctttttatttattttgattcaagtaaatgaaaaaaaaatcaatttaaaatatTGTAACAAGTTTTTTTATAGAGTCCGACTCTTATTatttcttttattcttttattcTAGTCTATTATCATATTGAAAAATATTATCTTCAATTTAAACTATTGATTTcacataaagaaatatgatttaagTTGCAAGTTACATTTTAATAAGTTTATCTAGTTTTcctattttaataattataaatcgtAAATTTCACacattgaatcaaaataaaaaaaaaaaatagaaaaaccataaattacctaaattattaaaaagaaaaagagtaaattacacaaatggtccctatggtttggggtaatttgcgtgcttgatccctaacttatttttttaactcggaaggtccctactgtttgtttttattacgcgcttgatccatgtcttacctaaaaagactattatttaaatagtgaaAAATGGTGGGATAGGTAAGGTAAGATGAGGGGTGGGGTTGcgtgtgtgtttatttaaataaattaaaaaatcaaggaaaaaaaaataatatttttaggtaagacagggaccaagcgcgtaacaaaaacaaacagtagggaccttccgagtaaaaaaaataagttagggaccaaacatacaaattaccttaaaccatagggaccattcatgtaatttactcaaagaaaaaaccaaaaaaataactcaagcaccaaaaatgtaaatactCTAGTATATTCACACACTTTACACTTTTTGAAAAAGGTCAAAAAAAAGTTATCAAATTGATGAAAAATAAcacgaaaaaattaaaaaaaatacggAAAAATtacgaaaaataaataaataaaaccaagTTTAGTTTtgactaaaaaattaaaaaaatgaaaataaagaacttaaaaaagaaaaacataaaaccgaGTTTAGTTTTAATAAAAACAATTTCAAGGTTCGGGGTCTAATTTAGCATGAACAGAAGTTCAGGATCTGTTTTAGCATGCCATGCAGGCAGGGAACCAGGTAACCGGCTACAGAATGTCGCAGGGGGCAAATTGAGCCAAAAACGAGAGTTTAGGGTCCAATCTAGCATTATTATATCTTCAATGACTAAATAGAGTCAATTTTGATTCTTCAATGGTTAAAAAGTCAAAACTCCTTTTGTAAACAAAGAAATTAAAGTAGGACACTATTATAGAAAAATcaacgaaagtacattgctaattGTTGCATTTAGcctttttaacaaaataaaagttgttggccaaaacatgcaacaacatttcctatttttaccaatttatGCAACAACGTTTAAGTTTTTCACCGATttatgcaacaacattttaagtTTTGTTTCACTTTTTTATCAATTTATACAACTGACACGAATTATGTAACCACGTTTCAACCGGTTAAAACTCTTACCAATACAATAttgcattttttttttgtcataaaATGAAACGTTATAGTTCATATAAATTGATAAAAACAAACTGTTTTTGGATAATTAGAAAAACGTTTGTTGAGTTAGTTAAAACATTTACCTGCCATATGAACATGTAAAACGAGGTTATTGCTGATTTACTCTCTAGATCAGTTGACTTAGCACGACCCCATAACATTAAACCAAGTATCGCATGTCCCATAACCtacaaaaatttaaaaaaaataaataaataaataatattttttttcaatagaACTACGATCATTGACTTTTAGGTCAAGTGGTCAATAACTTTGACTATAAAAGAGCGAatgaattatttaatttattGATTAATTACCGTTATATATCTGCTCCAAAGAAAAGGAGATGATGCCCCAACTAAAATGGCAACACCATAAGCCACTTCAAGTAATAAGATACAAATCCAAAACACCTATAAAAAGATGACACGTCACTTCACTTCACATATGAATTTTAAACTTTCTATAATTAGTATTTCTGAAACTGTCTACTTTTTAGGTAACACTAACCCTCTTTTGACCCAAACGAACTGTAAAAGACTGAATACCAAATATCTTGTCCCCCACAATATCAGGTATGTCCTGTCAATAATCAAACGTACTtttcttattatatatatatatatatatatatatatatatatatatatatatatatatatatatatatatatatatatatataaataaaggaGTTTACCTTGAACAATGCAATGACAACAGAGAAGAAGCTCATAAATCCAGTAGCAAATATCACAGGCTTTGGAAACACAGCAAGTCTTCCATACACAAAAGTCTAGAAATTAAATAGATtagtaattaaaataataaatgaaagtGAAAAAAGATCAGAATCATATCATGTTGCTCTTTCTTTTAAAGAGTTAAATGCAAGAAACATCAATGTActttttattgatttgtttatgaaagcattcTACTTTTGTTTTTCCTATTACAGGAATTTTTATTGATGTAATTTGATTGAGTTTTAAAATTATAATGTCGAAATAAGAATAAGAAATGAAAATATAATGCTGGAATTGGATAAATATTATAAGTCCGATGAGTTATTGTAATTTTTATAATGACAATGGAGATAAGGATAGTTGTAGTAAAATGAGTTGGTGTAATTTTTATGGGGTATCAAAAAATAGAAATGGTTATAAAATTTTAGAGGGTAAAACGGGtagaaaaaatattaataattacCTGAATGTGTAGATAAAATGCAATTTGAACAATTACAGCTCTTACAGCTAGAATGCACATTGCTGCCACAAGAGCAAATCTCTTCCATCTCAACATTGGCATCTGAAATTACCAATTTACCACTAATTATTTGGATTCGAAGAATGAtgaattttaatataataaatcaGATTATGTTAACTTACATTGATTGAATATGCAGTTCCAAGAAGAAAACTTATGAAAAGTGCCCAAAATAAAGGCCATGAACCAACAATCCATCCAAGAGTAAAACTCTGAGGGGTAGAATAGTAAATTGATAATGTCAGTTGAAGTTGTTATGTATAAAAGTAACACACTTTAGATATTTTATCAAAACTAAATTAGGTAAAGTTTATTTACCATGAATGCAAATGAGGATACAATGATAACACCAGTTTTAACAGAATATTCTCCAGATGCTAACGGAAGATATGGCTTGTTAACCTGAGaaatataaatatcattaaaagaAGTTGATTGAAGTTGCTaaaaagatattttttttttgatttttttttaaaacataccTTGTCTATTTCTAT includes these proteins:
- the LOC111913868 gene encoding homogentisate phytyltransferase 1, chloroplastic, with translation MKSLIIGSFTSNVSVHSPPLPNSPSVFVSAGSLHVSLRSSKGNRVIRCESSLVRHNLSSFNESFLFSRKRNTNHVANAVSEQPIEPESSSPQKLLPNAFDAFYRFSRPHTVIGTALSILSVSLLAIQKLSDFSPLFFIGVFEAIVAAFFMNIYIVGLNQLSDIEIDKVNKPYLPLASGEYSVKTGVIIVSSFAFMSFTLGWIVGSWPLFWALFISFLLGTAYSINMPMLRWKRFALVAAMCILAVRAVIVQIAFYLHIQTFVYGRLAVFPKPVIFATGFMSFFSVVIALFKDIPDIVGDKIFGIQSFTVRLGQKRVFWICILLLEVAYGVAILVGASSPFLWSRYITVMGHAILGLMLWGRAKSTDLESKSAITSFYMFIWQLFYAEYLLIPLVR